A window from Candidatus Poseidoniia archaeon encodes these proteins:
- a CDS encoding 50S ribosomal protein L44e, protein MKLPRRISTYCPACKAHNQHEVEQVKKKRASERARGQRLFRRVTAGYGGFPRPKPEGREKPTKRIYLRYRCSSCNKAWHRPNIRAKKFELME, encoded by the coding sequence ATGAAGCTCCCCCGTCGAATAAGCACTTACTGCCCCGCGTGCAAGGCGCACAACCAGCACGAAGTGGAGCAGGTCAAGAAGAAGCGCGCTTCCGAGCGTGCGCGCGGACAGCGACTTTTCCGCCGCGTCACCGCCGGCTACGGTGGTTTCCCGCGTCCCAAGCCCGAAGGGCGGGAGAAACCGACCAAACGCATCTACCTGCGCTACCGCTGTTCCAGCTGCAACAAGGCGTGGCACAGGCCAAATATACGTGCAAAGAAATTCGAGTTGATGGAGTAA